The Salinispora tropica CNB-440 genome has a window encoding:
- a CDS encoding DUF5995 family protein translates to MSDVVWGLVHRDIIDLLADRPVDVPAVVDHLTRLQDLLDRRSRPDDACPVADFNRLYLTITERVLEGLYEGFFADVVFLSRLDVEFAARYFDALRLWTDSNSRCPKAWSCLFRRMQGPDVRPLPSAAAGINAHINYDLPFALVTTFDSLESEPVDGSDQHDDYLKINNIFAAQIPSLRRGYLDEWQLLVDMLNGEVDDWYQGELVEYARNVAWRNAKKIWRCRNDRVAHEQERLRLDNNAELLGRLLLSPLGAFLQ, encoded by the coding sequence ATGAGTGATGTGGTCTGGGGTCTCGTGCATCGGGACATCATCGACCTGCTCGCCGACCGTCCGGTGGACGTTCCGGCGGTGGTTGACCACCTGACCAGGTTGCAGGATCTGTTGGATCGGCGTTCTCGCCCGGATGATGCCTGCCCGGTGGCCGACTTTAACCGGCTCTACCTGACCATTACCGAGCGGGTGTTGGAGGGCCTCTACGAGGGCTTCTTCGCCGACGTGGTCTTCTTGTCCCGGTTGGACGTCGAGTTCGCCGCTCGCTACTTCGACGCGCTGCGGCTGTGGACCGACTCCAACTCGCGCTGTCCGAAGGCCTGGTCGTGTCTGTTCCGGCGGATGCAGGGTCCGGATGTCCGGCCGTTGCCGTCGGCTGCCGCCGGGATCAACGCGCACATCAACTACGACCTGCCGTTTGCGCTGGTGACGACGTTCGACAGCCTCGAGTCGGAGCCGGTGGACGGTAGCGATCAACATGACGACTACCTGAAGATCAACAACATCTTTGCCGCGCAGATTCCCAGCCTGCGGCGCGGCTATCTCGACGAGTGGCAACTACTTGTCGACATGCTCAACGGTGAGGTCGACGACTGGTACCAGGGGGAGTTGGTCGAGTACGCCCGCAACGTCGCCTGGCGGAACGCGAAGAAGATCTGGCGGTGTCGCAACGATCGGGTCGCCCACGAGCAGGAGCGGCTACGGCTGGACAACAATGCCGAACTGCTCGGCCGGCTCCTGCTCTCGCCCCTGGGGGCGTTCTTGCAGTAG
- a CDS encoding helix-turn-helix transcriptional regulator has protein sequence MVSDVDGAPLVGRTELLEAVRSTLVGAGQGQPTAVFLTGESGVGKSRLLREVGSELRDAGALLLTGACLDIGDASPLHPLRQALRRLDAELTTGPIRASSALRGLLEMFVDQTGGPDGAGALLEQVSHGLHLIAGGRQLVLVLDDLQWADRSTRQLLLYLLAGLGDLQLSVLAAVRAESLQGAHPLRRMLTELRRLRTVRVLDLAPLDRAATEQLAAAVAGEALPTAAAEQLWRRSGGNPFVVEELARDLRDGRDGLSDTLREIFLTRMEVLPPDAHAVVRAVAVGVEPVEHWLLAKVVRLPDDELIDAVREAVAHRLLVGADEGYRLRHRLVAEVLEEELLPVERVALHRRYAQALTGAHAELHQARLAHHWRLAGEPVRALPAAMAAAEEAERLHGYVEAHRHWSSALQLAEAPAVGSAVDRVMLLERTAEAAHHCGEHARALALLEEVAGADASRSACGLSIRRARYLAAAGRSALAEVEYQRALAAADCTPRERATITAHLAELLLHLGRYADAGTRAREALELADTVTGSTSEVVLASAALGFSEAFREDPEAGLAVVRRALDTAERFGRPEDVACAYLHLAELLTGPLNTLEEGVVVARRGAERVAALGLGRTYETRLLAIAINGLFRVGQWAEAEKVAATALRHRPSGAEAVEVLLARCRLSVGYGDIEAADRDLDAVATLCAGGGARHVIPLLTLRAGLAMWQGRHDLARKAVQRGLTESRSDDLVILAALIWHGLRAEAEAHASRSLSVDETAVRRLREAADRVARRAGTAARPVRSVVEAFLALCAGEVSRIDGSDPELWARSVTEWDRRHHPYPATYSRLRQAEALLARRSRSAKAGKLLRQAYQAALGLGAVPLTAEIRTVAGRARVVLTEQGTTAGNPTSSVPADGEELAVLTAREREVLAAVAEGLTNKEVGQRLFISERTIGVHVSHIFDKLQVRTRVQASAILLRNQPPDAR, from the coding sequence GTGGTCAGCGATGTGGATGGTGCGCCGCTCGTCGGCCGGACCGAATTACTGGAGGCGGTAAGATCCACTCTGGTCGGCGCCGGCCAGGGGCAACCCACCGCGGTTTTCCTCACTGGTGAGAGTGGGGTTGGCAAGAGTCGGCTGCTGCGCGAGGTCGGTTCCGAGCTGCGGGACGCGGGTGCCCTTCTGCTCACCGGTGCCTGTTTGGACATCGGTGACGCCTCCCCGCTGCATCCACTGCGCCAGGCCCTGCGTCGCCTCGACGCCGAGCTGACCACCGGGCCCATCCGCGCCTCCTCGGCCCTCCGGGGGCTGCTCGAGATGTTCGTCGACCAGACCGGTGGCCCCGACGGTGCCGGGGCGCTGTTGGAGCAGGTCTCCCACGGACTGCACCTGATCGCCGGCGGGCGACAGTTGGTACTCGTCCTCGATGACCTCCAGTGGGCCGACCGCAGCACCCGGCAGCTCTTGCTCTACCTGCTTGCCGGGCTGGGTGATCTGCAACTCTCGGTGCTGGCCGCCGTTCGCGCCGAGTCCCTCCAGGGCGCGCACCCGCTGCGCCGGATGCTCACCGAGCTGCGCCGCCTGCGTACGGTGCGGGTGCTCGACCTGGCACCGTTGGATCGTGCCGCCACCGAGCAGTTGGCTGCCGCGGTGGCTGGTGAAGCCCTGCCAACAGCCGCCGCCGAGCAGCTGTGGCGGCGGAGCGGCGGTAACCCCTTCGTGGTGGAGGAGCTGGCTCGCGATCTGCGGGACGGCCGGGACGGACTCTCTGACACGTTGCGGGAGATCTTCTTGACCCGGATGGAGGTGCTGCCGCCGGACGCGCACGCCGTGGTACGCGCAGTAGCCGTCGGGGTGGAGCCGGTGGAGCACTGGCTGCTCGCAAAGGTGGTGCGACTGCCGGACGACGAGCTGATCGACGCGGTCCGGGAAGCCGTCGCGCACCGGTTGCTGGTCGGCGCCGACGAGGGCTACCGACTACGACACCGGCTGGTCGCCGAGGTGCTGGAGGAGGAGCTGCTGCCGGTGGAGCGAGTCGCCCTGCACCGGCGCTACGCGCAGGCGTTGACCGGCGCGCACGCCGAACTGCACCAGGCCCGGCTGGCGCACCACTGGCGCCTCGCCGGGGAGCCGGTCCGGGCGCTGCCGGCAGCGATGGCGGCCGCCGAGGAGGCCGAGCGGCTGCACGGGTACGTCGAGGCGCACCGGCACTGGTCGAGTGCCCTGCAGCTGGCCGAGGCGCCTGCCGTCGGGTCAGCTGTCGACCGGGTGATGTTGCTGGAGCGGACCGCCGAGGCGGCGCACCACTGCGGCGAGCACGCCCGGGCCCTGGCGCTGCTGGAGGAGGTGGCGGGTGCCGACGCCTCCCGGTCGGCCTGCGGTCTGTCCATCCGGCGGGCCCGCTACCTCGCCGCCGCCGGTCGGTCCGCGCTGGCCGAGGTCGAATACCAGCGGGCCCTGGCTGCCGCCGACTGTACGCCCCGCGAGCGGGCGACCATCACGGCTCACCTCGCCGAGCTGCTGCTACATCTGGGCCGGTATGCCGACGCCGGTACGCGTGCCCGGGAGGCGCTGGAGCTGGCCGACACTGTTACGGGCTCCACGTCGGAGGTCGTGTTGGCCAGCGCCGCCCTGGGATTCTCCGAGGCCTTCCGGGAGGATCCGGAGGCCGGCCTGGCCGTGGTGCGTCGCGCCCTGGACACGGCTGAGCGGTTCGGCCGTCCGGAGGATGTGGCCTGCGCGTACCTGCATCTGGCCGAGCTGCTGACCGGGCCGCTGAACACTCTCGAGGAGGGGGTGGTCGTCGCGCGGCGGGGCGCGGAGCGGGTCGCCGCCCTCGGGCTCGGCCGGACCTACGAGACCCGGCTGCTGGCCATCGCCATCAACGGACTGTTCCGGGTTGGTCAGTGGGCCGAGGCGGAGAAGGTGGCCGCGACGGCGCTGCGGCACCGACCCTCCGGTGCGGAAGCGGTCGAGGTGCTGCTGGCCCGCTGTCGGCTCTCCGTTGGATACGGCGACATCGAGGCTGCCGACCGGGACCTCGACGCGGTCGCCACCCTCTGCGCAGGCGGCGGGGCGCGACACGTGATTCCGTTGCTCACCCTGCGAGCCGGTCTGGCAATGTGGCAGGGCCGGCACGACCTGGCGCGGAAGGCCGTACAACGGGGCCTGACCGAGAGCCGCTCCGATGACCTGGTCATTCTTGCCGCGCTGATCTGGCACGGCCTGCGGGCAGAGGCCGAGGCGCACGCCAGCCGGAGCCTCTCGGTGGACGAGACGGCGGTGCGGCGGCTCCGCGAGGCCGCGGATCGGGTGGCTCGTCGGGCGGGGACGGCGGCCCGCCCGGTACGCAGCGTGGTCGAGGCGTTCCTGGCCCTCTGCGCCGGCGAGGTGAGCCGGATCGACGGTAGCGACCCGGAGCTCTGGGCCCGGTCGGTGACAGAGTGGGACCGGCGACACCACCCCTATCCGGCGACCTACTCGCGACTGCGCCAGGCGGAGGCGTTACTCGCCCGCCGCAGCCGTAGCGCGAAGGCCGGGAAGCTGCTCCGCCAGGCGTACCAGGCGGCCCTGGGGCTGGGGGCGGTGCCGCTGACCGCTGAGATCAGGACCGTCGCCGGCCGCGCACGGGTCGTGTTGACGGAGCAGGGTACGACGGCCGGTAACCCGACCTCTAGCGTCCCGGCCGATGGGGAGGAACTGGCGGTGCTGACCGCACGCGAGCGGGAGGTGCTCGCGGCGGTGGCAGAGGGGCTGACCAACAAGGAAGTCGGCCAGCGACTGTTCATCAGTGAGCGGACCATCGGGGTGCACGTCTCGCACATCTTCGACAAGCTGCAGGTCCGTACCCGGGTGCAGGCGAGCGCGATCCTCCTCCGAAACCAGCCACCGGACGCGCGTTGA